In the genome of Segatella copri, one region contains:
- a CDS encoding histidine kinase, protein MKTKKMINCLIKRCSCFVMGALLVAACQRPAGSAESDEYREALRKVDDSIAAQSPLARKLVEQGLKEAEDSFAFYEYYSRMGKYFCLSSTPDSMVPYIDKVIQFAKQQPESPRRNSLLAFAYNTQAANYHNFHKKGDEALALYLETYRLSLASDTKDQSPMICANVGDAYIAQNQLPEAAQWYRRALFLVDSLNLPKKENITLYLGLATIYLQLNDFDTSLQYYQQTEKYFNQMSVAMQAYYLNNYGNYYYYSKDYKNSLRLFLRLKDLLEKRGKTETFDMYLCKLNMADVYLNLDQLAESEKYLDEVEPYMRKNADDVAVYYCHTIRIGLAVKKHDMQAVSRILDSEKNMPVMPFSMRQIRNHYLRLYYRAMGDYRQAYENLREDMQQNDSLEHRRINMRASEVMERFTRDTLKLHHDLAMEHKNVELQEVKMFAIAAVAAVLLIIMFFIMKTIQNRRRMETNKLRIMQLRMEAVRNRISPHFVFNVLNNKIVHSGNAEADELMRLSKLIRANLDMSCRLDVSLAEELDFVKQYVEVERPLVDGNFEFKLEVAPDIDLDKVHVPSMFVQILVENALVHGLRGWEGEKRLQVKVERRQKGMTSISVIDNGPGFDIRSTGKKRTGLTVLSQTIAMINERNRSKMTFSMRNLKGEDGKVLGCESSFCIPDEINLSI, encoded by the coding sequence ATGAAAACAAAGAAAATGATCAACTGCTTAATCAAGAGGTGCTCCTGTTTCGTAATGGGAGCACTTCTCGTTGCTGCCTGCCAGCGGCCAGCCGGTTCGGCAGAATCCGACGAGTATCGGGAGGCGTTGCGGAAGGTGGATGATTCCATTGCTGCACAGTCGCCACTGGCTCGCAAGTTGGTAGAACAGGGCTTGAAGGAGGCTGAGGACAGCTTTGCCTTCTATGAGTACTATTCCCGAATGGGCAAGTACTTCTGCCTGTCGTCAACACCCGATTCCATGGTTCCTTATATAGATAAGGTAATCCAGTTTGCCAAGCAGCAGCCCGAGTCGCCTCGCCGCAACAGTCTGCTTGCCTTTGCCTACAACACGCAGGCTGCCAACTACCACAACTTCCATAAGAAAGGAGATGAGGCGCTGGCACTCTATCTGGAAACCTATCGCCTGTCGCTGGCCAGCGATACCAAGGACCAGTCGCCTATGATATGTGCCAATGTGGGAGATGCCTATATTGCCCAGAACCAGTTGCCCGAGGCTGCCCAGTGGTATCGCCGTGCGCTGTTTCTGGTTGACTCGCTCAATTTGCCGAAGAAAGAAAATATCACCCTCTATCTGGGATTGGCTACCATCTACTTGCAACTCAACGATTTTGATACGTCGCTTCAGTATTATCAGCAGACTGAGAAGTATTTCAATCAGATGTCTGTAGCGATGCAAGCCTATTATTTGAACAACTACGGAAATTATTATTATTATTCTAAGGACTACAAGAATTCCCTTCGATTGTTTTTGCGCCTCAAGGATTTGCTGGAAAAGCGTGGCAAAACGGAGACCTTCGATATGTATCTCTGTAAACTCAATATGGCTGATGTCTATCTCAATCTGGACCAGTTGGCTGAGTCGGAGAAATATCTCGATGAGGTAGAGCCTTATATGCGTAAGAATGCAGACGACGTAGCGGTTTACTATTGTCACACCATCCGCATCGGACTGGCTGTGAAGAAGCATGATATGCAGGCAGTTTCCCGCATTCTGGATTCCGAGAAGAATATGCCTGTGATGCCCTTTTCCATGCGTCAGATTCGCAATCATTATCTCAGATTGTACTACAGGGCAATGGGAGATTACCGCCAGGCATACGAAAACCTGCGTGAAGATATGCAGCAGAACGATTCCCTGGAACACCGCCGCATCAACATGCGGGCATCCGAGGTGATGGAGCGATTCACACGAGATACCCTCAAGCTTCACCACGACCTGGCGATGGAGCATAAGAATGTGGAACTGCAGGAGGTGAAGATGTTTGCCATCGCTGCTGTTGCTGCCGTCTTGCTGATTATCATGTTCTTCATCATGAAGACGATTCAGAACCGTCGGCGCATGGAGACCAATAAGTTGCGTATCATGCAGCTCAGAATGGAGGCTGTGCGCAACCGCATCTCTCCTCATTTCGTCTTCAATGTGCTGAATAATAAGATTGTGCATTCGGGCAATGCCGAGGCGGATGAACTGATGCGCCTGTCGAAGCTGATTCGTGCCAACCTCGATATGTCGTGCCGACTGGATGTGAGCCTGGCTGAGGAGTTGGACTTCGTGAAGCAGTATGTGGAGGTAGAAAGACCTCTGGTAGATGGCAACTTCGAGTTCAAGCTTGAGGTGGCTCCGGATATCGACCTCGACAAGGTGCATGTGCCTTCCATGTTTGTACAGATATTGGTGGAGAATGCCCTGGTTCACGGATTGAGAGGATGGGAAGGCGAAAAGCGACTGCAGGTAAAGGTAGAACGCAGGCAGAAAGGCATGACATCCATCTCCGTCATCGACAACGGACCGGGTTTCGATATCCGAAGCACGGGTAAGAAGCGGACTGGACTGACGGTGCTCAGTCAGACCATTGCGATGATTAACGAGCGCAATCGCAGCAAGATGACCTTCTCTATGCGTAACCTCAAGGGTGAAGACGGAAAGGTGCTGGGCTGCGAATCCAGTTTCTGTATACCAGACGAGATTAATTTATCTATATAA
- a CDS encoding LytR/AlgR family response regulator transcription factor, which produces MKIVIVDDDKQAAYDLEARLLKSYKIEVAGVALNGLDGLALVNKHRPDVLFLDVQLPDISGLDFLDRIDDFTDGDCRVVMYTAYDKFVLPAFRKKAFDVLLKPIDNKDLALIMCRLEEAGIESLPSSARGVSLDENGLSIQNPKDDKFLLYTNSTDFKLVDKRDIGVFKYNHEGRCWEVVVAGVPAPVRLKRNVKSESLAGLDKQFVQVNQKYIINMDYLIEVVDNVCHFYPPFDNIDYVKVGRFFRKKFIERFCSL; this is translated from the coding sequence ATGAAAATAGTTATTGTAGACGATGACAAGCAGGCGGCTTACGATTTGGAGGCTCGCCTGCTGAAGAGTTATAAGATTGAGGTGGCTGGTGTCGCCTTGAACGGTTTGGACGGATTGGCACTGGTCAACAAGCATCGTCCTGATGTGTTGTTTCTCGATGTGCAGTTGCCTGATATTTCAGGCTTGGATTTCCTTGACCGTATTGATGATTTTACGGATGGCGACTGTCGTGTGGTGATGTATACGGCATACGACAAGTTTGTCCTGCCTGCCTTTCGCAAGAAAGCCTTCGATGTGCTGCTCAAGCCGATAGACAATAAGGACTTGGCGCTGATTATGTGCCGACTGGAAGAGGCGGGCATCGAGAGCCTTCCATCCTCAGCCCGGGGCGTATCGCTTGACGAAAACGGCTTGAGCATCCAGAATCCGAAGGATGATAAGTTCCTGCTCTATACCAACAGCACAGACTTCAAACTGGTTGACAAGCGAGACATCGGTGTATTCAAGTATAATCACGAAGGTCGCTGCTGGGAGGTAGTGGTGGCAGGTGTTCCTGCTCCTGTCCGCCTGAAGCGCAATGTAAAGAGCGAGTCGCTGGCTGGTCTCGACAAGCAGTTTGTGCAGGTCAACCAGAAGTACATCATCAATATGGACTATCTGATAGAGGTGGTCGACAATGTCTGCCATTTCTATCCGCCGTTCGACAACATCGATTATGTGAAGGTGGGCCGCTTCTTTCGCAAGAAGTTTATCGAGCGTTTTTGCAGCCTGTAA
- a CDS encoding glutamine synthetase III, whose protein sequence is MANLRFEVVAEAFKKRPVEVKTPKVRPSEYFAKYVFNRQKMYKYLPSDVYEKLIDVIDNGTRLDRSIADAVAAGMKLWAEENGVTHYTHWFQPLTEGTAEKHDAFVEHDGKGGMIEEFSGKLLVQQEPDASSFPNGGIRNTFEARGYSAWDPTSPVFIIDDTLCIPTIFISYTGEALDYKAPLLRSLHTLSEAATEVCHYFYPQVKKVQTNLGWEQEYFLVDESLYSARPDLMLTGRTLMGHDSAKNQQMDDHYFGTIPERVQAFMKDLEIQALELGIPCKTRHNEVAPNQFELAPIYEECNLAVDHNMLLMSLMKRVAHKHGFRVLLHEKPFAGVNGSGKHNNWSLCTDTGVLLHAAGKTPEDNLRFVVFIVETLMGVYKHNGLLKASIMSATNAHRLGANEAPPAIISSFLGKQLTDLLDHIEKADKEELFALAGKKGMELDIPEIPELMIDNTDRNRTSPFAFTGNRFEFRAVGSEANCASSLIVLNAAVAEALEDFKARVDALIAKGEDQTSAIIDIVREDIKTCKPIRFDGNGYSDEWKEEAQKRGLDCEASCPVVFDRYLDKESIEMFAKTNVMSESELKARNEVKWETYTKKIQIEARVMGDLTMNHIIPVATHYQSRLAKNVEGMIHIFGGEEGKKLTARNVKIIREIAERTESIERGVEALVDARKVANKIESEREKAVAYHDTVAPKMEEIRYQIDKLELLVADELWTLPKYRELLFIR, encoded by the coding sequence ATGGCTAATTTGAGATTTGAGGTTGTAGCCGAGGCCTTTAAGAAAAGACCTGTAGAGGTGAAGACTCCCAAGGTGCGCCCTTCGGAGTACTTCGCCAAGTATGTATTCAACCGCCAGAAGATGTACAAGTATCTGCCATCTGATGTGTACGAGAAACTCATCGATGTAATAGATAATGGTACTCGTCTGGACCGTTCCATCGCTGATGCCGTGGCTGCCGGCATGAAGCTCTGGGCTGAGGAAAACGGGGTAACGCATTATACGCACTGGTTTCAGCCATTGACCGAGGGCACTGCCGAGAAGCACGATGCCTTTGTGGAGCATGACGGAAAGGGTGGTATGATTGAGGAGTTCTCTGGCAAGTTGCTGGTGCAGCAGGAGCCTGATGCCAGCTCGTTCCCTAATGGTGGTATCCGCAACACCTTCGAGGCTCGTGGCTATTCTGCATGGGATCCTACATCGCCTGTGTTCATCATCGACGATACCCTCTGTATCCCTACCATCTTTATTTCTTATACAGGTGAGGCTTTGGACTACAAGGCTCCATTGCTCCGCTCGCTCCATACCCTGAGTGAGGCGGCTACCGAGGTGTGCCACTATTTCTACCCACAGGTAAAGAAGGTGCAGACCAATCTCGGTTGGGAGCAGGAGTACTTCCTGGTAGATGAGAGCCTTTACTCGGCACGTCCCGACCTGATGCTCACGGGTCGTACCCTGATGGGACACGATTCAGCAAAGAACCAGCAGATGGACGACCATTATTTCGGAACCATCCCTGAGCGTGTGCAGGCTTTCATGAAGGATCTGGAAATCCAGGCACTTGAACTCGGCATCCCTTGCAAGACCCGCCATAACGAGGTGGCTCCAAACCAGTTTGAGTTGGCGCCTATCTATGAGGAGTGCAATCTTGCCGTTGACCATAACATGCTCCTCATGAGTTTGATGAAGCGTGTGGCACATAAGCACGGTTTCCGTGTTCTCTTGCACGAGAAGCCATTCGCTGGCGTCAACGGTTCGGGTAAGCACAACAACTGGAGCCTCTGCACCGATACTGGCGTACTGCTGCATGCAGCAGGCAAGACTCCGGAGGATAACCTTCGCTTCGTAGTCTTCATCGTAGAGACCTTGATGGGTGTTTATAAGCACAATGGACTGTTGAAGGCTTCTATCATGAGTGCTACCAATGCGCATCGACTTGGAGCCAATGAGGCACCTCCAGCCATCATCTCTTCATTCCTGGGCAAGCAGCTCACCGATTTGCTCGACCATATCGAGAAGGCTGATAAGGAAGAACTCTTCGCTCTTGCCGGCAAGAAGGGTATGGAGCTGGATATCCCTGAGATTCCAGAGCTGATGATTGATAACACCGACCGCAACCGTACCTCACCATTCGCCTTCACCGGCAACCGTTTCGAGTTCCGTGCCGTAGGTTCAGAGGCCAACTGCGCATCTTCTCTCATCGTATTGAATGCTGCCGTAGCTGAGGCGCTCGAAGACTTCAAGGCTCGTGTAGATGCCTTGATAGCCAAGGGCGAGGACCAGACTTCGGCTATCATCGACATCGTAAGAGAGGATATCAAGACCTGCAAGCCTATCCGCTTCGATGGCAATGGCTATTCTGATGAGTGGAAGGAAGAGGCTCAGAAGCGTGGCTTGGATTGCGAGGCATCCTGCCCAGTGGTCTTCGACCGTTATCTGGACAAGGAGAGCATCGAGATGTTTGCCAAGACCAATGTGATGAGCGAGAGCGAGCTGAAGGCGCGCAACGAGGTGAAGTGGGAGACCTATACCAAGAAGATTCAGATTGAGGCTCGTGTGATGGGCGACCTGACCATGAACCACATCATCCCTGTGGCTACCCACTATCAGAGCCGTCTGGCGAAGAACGTAGAGGGCATGATCCACATTTTCGGTGGCGAGGAAGGCAAGAAGTTGACAGCCCGTAACGTGAAGATTATCCGTGAGATTGCCGAGCGCACCGAGTCGATAGAGCGTGGTGTAGAGGCTTTGGTAGATGCCCGCAAGGTGGCGAACAAGATAGAGAGCGAGCGCGAAAAGGCTGTAGCCTATCATGACACGGTGGCTCCAAAGATGGAGGAAATCCGTTATCAGATAGACAAGCTCGAGCTTCTCGTAGCCGATGAACTTTGGACCTTGCCAAAGTATCGTGAGCTGCTGTTCATCAGATAA
- a CDS encoding Omp28-related outer membrane protein, giving the protein MRNIYLMSAALVLMTMSANAQSMKRINKEATAKTWVETATPQKAAKKIATRAGELEANQRYINYSYDESYVWPSGMKGAKGTLSLGTIFYNDAFKKYEGCKIVGARFFLTAPIGNSKVTICKIDDKGNVTNAIAEKEIATTQLHWNYVWFDEPYTIDTKDFYALLPFYNYTPEQVESEKPIGSSGTYVGPYGFLAFGDIYEDGRDESKWQWEPISAGYDGSNLMIQLIIEKEDGTFILHDLVMDKIAAVPFAKKGDKQVLAFTCHNEGRDNITNAKFALEMDGKRIGSFTYSKDNVAADQYKEITDADYTNIPVRLKVDDAWTTGDHKVTIYPVEIEGKAPEGELKNDTLTTNFKVYKENFDRTKNLVEFYACQMSKYTYFADQVLTKTAKAREDEDLAIVSIHGERQQVNEDGSVETLSDVFTVPEANKLANYSTPSDGSGAFNRYFYDNDVINYDKALTVNMAAQKASDQDNVVSMLNTIINESAAYYPSFSTISIDSKLDDTTGKLSIKVMGKLINQYQKLIGDDARLTIYLTEDKVKGKQNTGGTMAKPTTHNHVLRKIVTGTLGDALQTNGNSYENDYEVELDDAWKSQNMHIIAFVSRPMKETEKDGKTALASAMNDLWVDNTNMVAVGDSDLTGISNIINWNDVKEVGRYTIDGQKLNAPTKGINLVKLSNGQTIKVVVK; this is encoded by the coding sequence ATGAGAAATATTTACTTGATGTCAGCAGCACTTGTCTTGATGACAATGTCTGCCAACGCTCAGAGTATGAAGCGCATCAACAAGGAGGCAACAGCCAAGACATGGGTAGAGACTGCCACTCCACAGAAGGCAGCCAAGAAAATAGCAACCCGTGCCGGAGAATTGGAAGCAAACCAGCGCTATATCAACTATAGCTACGACGAGAGCTATGTATGGCCATCAGGCATGAAGGGCGCCAAAGGTACTTTGTCTCTGGGTACCATCTTCTACAATGATGCCTTCAAGAAGTATGAGGGCTGCAAGATTGTAGGTGCCCGCTTCTTCCTGACAGCACCTATCGGCAACAGTAAGGTTACCATCTGCAAGATTGACGATAAGGGAAATGTTACCAACGCCATTGCAGAGAAGGAGATTGCTACCACACAATTGCATTGGAACTACGTTTGGTTTGATGAACCATATACCATCGATACCAAGGATTTCTATGCGTTGTTGCCATTTTACAATTACACACCAGAGCAGGTTGAGTCAGAAAAGCCAATTGGCTCTTCTGGTACATACGTAGGTCCTTATGGATTCCTCGCCTTTGGTGACATCTATGAAGATGGCCGCGATGAATCCAAATGGCAGTGGGAGCCTATCTCTGCCGGATACGATGGTTCTAACCTGATGATTCAGCTTATCATCGAAAAAGAGGATGGTACTTTCATTCTCCACGATTTGGTAATGGACAAGATTGCTGCGGTTCCATTTGCAAAGAAGGGCGATAAGCAGGTATTGGCGTTCACATGCCACAATGAAGGTCGCGACAACATTACAAATGCCAAGTTCGCCCTGGAAATGGACGGCAAGCGAATCGGCTCTTTCACCTATAGCAAGGACAATGTAGCTGCTGATCAGTACAAGGAAATCACTGACGCAGATTATACAAACATCCCTGTACGTCTTAAAGTAGATGATGCCTGGACCACCGGTGACCACAAGGTTACCATCTACCCAGTAGAAATCGAGGGTAAGGCTCCAGAGGGTGAATTGAAAAATGATACATTGACAACCAACTTCAAGGTCTATAAGGAGAATTTCGACCGTACCAAGAACCTTGTAGAGTTCTATGCATGCCAAATGTCAAAATACACCTACTTTGCAGACCAGGTACTCACCAAGACAGCCAAGGCTCGTGAAGACGAAGATCTTGCTATCGTTTCTATCCACGGAGAACGTCAGCAAGTAAACGAAGATGGATCTGTAGAAACATTATCAGATGTATTCACTGTGCCAGAGGCTAACAAGTTGGCCAACTACTCTACTCCATCAGATGGTTCCGGTGCCTTTAACAGATACTTCTACGACAATGACGTGATCAATTACGACAAGGCATTGACAGTGAACATGGCTGCTCAGAAAGCAAGCGACCAGGACAATGTTGTTAGCATGCTCAACACAATCATCAACGAGTCTGCAGCATATTATCCATCATTCTCAACCATCAGCATTGACTCTAAACTTGATGATACAACAGGCAAGCTGAGCATCAAGGTAATGGGTAAACTGATCAACCAATATCAGAAGCTGATTGGAGACGATGCACGCCTCACCATCTACCTCACCGAGGATAAGGTAAAAGGCAAGCAGAACACCGGTGGTACCATGGCAAAGCCTACCACCCACAACCATGTATTGCGCAAGATTGTGACCGGCACACTCGGTGATGCTCTCCAGACCAACGGCAACAGTTACGAGAACGACTATGAGGTAGAGCTTGATGATGCTTGGAAGAGCCAGAACATGCATATCATTGCGTTCGTAAGCCGTCCTATGAAAGAGACAGAGAAGGATGGCAAGACTGCTCTTGCATCTGCCATGAACGATTTGTGGGTAGATAACACCAACATGGTAGCAGTTGGCGACAGTGACCTTACCGGCATTTCTAACATTATCAACTGGAATGACGTGAAAGAGGTGGGTCGCTACACCATCGATGGTCAGAAGTTGAATGCTCCAACAAAGGGTATCAACCTCGTGAAGCTTTCAAATGGCCAGACCATCAAGGTTGTTGTGAAGTAA
- a CDS encoding M6 family metalloprotease domain-containing protein, which yields MKKKLLVLMSMLLAVSAIHAVPAKRGIWKTFTLKNGQAVQVQLCGDEFLHFWEDKAGNRYSYDTSDGLKPANMAQLQERSRVMRQQACPENIIKKNLLSGNANGSTSITRGVSYTGKKKCLILLAQFSDKKFTMDDPKAFYNRVANEPGFSEGKFKGSVADYFKAQSNGKFEMDFDVVGPYTLGESAYYGKNDGDAQDVNVQAMISGCLGNAVAEGIDFAPYDWDGDGQVEMVFVVYAGRGEATGGGDDTIWPHKGRMVSPVACGKKTVVDYACSNELSVSNEVDGIGTICHEFSHCLGYPDAYDVNYTGLYGMGTWDLMCQGNYNDNGFTPAGYTAYEKYAAGWITPIELKENTSVSGIKPLADGGDAYIFRNPNHADEYYLIENRQQKGWDAALAGSGIMINHIDYNLKAWNYNIPNSMMAGVNDHERMTFVPADNVKSEKTEEYDAWPYGNKNRLANNTTPACTSYNLNTDGTKLMNIILSDMAIAADGTASFTFQNLNKTATEENYIFQETFDKCLGTGGNDGKGFYTSGNPNQFANGAFASDKNGWTSNVQTYKGGFQCARIGKRNATNITFTSPEIKINGDVTLTFKAAPYAQSSKTMTVSVSNGTVENGTFNLMPNQWTECTTKITANGRVKITFASDAFFIDEVYVSEGTTSGISNIELGNKEVKAYYNAQGVQSDVPFSGLNIVKFTDGTVKKIYKK from the coding sequence ATGAAGAAAAAACTGTTAGTCCTCATGTCTATGTTGCTGGCGGTTTCTGCTATCCATGCAGTACCAGCCAAGCGAGGCATTTGGAAGACCTTTACACTCAAGAACGGACAGGCAGTCCAAGTTCAGTTGTGTGGCGATGAGTTCCTGCACTTTTGGGAAGACAAGGCAGGCAACCGCTATTCTTACGACACCTCAGATGGCTTGAAGCCAGCCAACATGGCCCAGCTTCAGGAGCGCAGCAGAGTGATGCGCCAGCAGGCTTGTCCTGAGAACATCATCAAGAAGAACCTCCTTTCCGGTAACGCTAATGGCAGCACCAGCATCACAAGAGGTGTTTCCTACACCGGCAAGAAGAAGTGTCTCATCCTGCTGGCTCAGTTCTCCGACAAGAAGTTCACCATGGATGACCCTAAGGCTTTCTACAACCGCGTGGCCAACGAGCCAGGTTTCAGCGAGGGTAAGTTCAAGGGTAGCGTGGCTGATTACTTCAAGGCGCAGAGCAACGGCAAGTTTGAGATGGATTTCGACGTAGTGGGTCCTTACACCCTTGGTGAATCTGCTTACTATGGCAAGAACGATGGCGATGCACAGGACGTGAACGTTCAGGCGATGATTTCAGGCTGTCTGGGCAACGCCGTGGCTGAAGGTATCGACTTCGCACCATACGACTGGGACGGCGACGGTCAGGTAGAGATGGTATTCGTAGTCTATGCCGGTCGTGGCGAAGCTACAGGCGGTGGCGATGACACCATCTGGCCACACAAGGGAAGAATGGTTTCTCCTGTTGCCTGCGGCAAGAAGACCGTAGTGGATTATGCCTGCTCCAACGAGCTTTCTGTATCTAACGAAGTGGATGGCATCGGTACCATCTGCCACGAGTTCTCTCACTGTCTGGGCTATCCGGATGCATACGATGTGAACTATACAGGCCTGTATGGTATGGGTACCTGGGACTTGATGTGCCAGGGTAACTATAATGACAACGGCTTTACTCCTGCCGGCTACACCGCCTACGAGAAGTATGCCGCAGGCTGGATTACCCCTATCGAGCTGAAGGAGAACACATCGGTATCAGGAATCAAGCCTCTGGCTGATGGTGGTGATGCCTACATCTTCAGAAATCCAAATCATGCCGATGAGTACTATCTGATAGAGAACCGTCAGCAGAAGGGTTGGGATGCAGCCCTGGCTGGTTCAGGTATCATGATCAACCACATCGACTACAACCTGAAGGCATGGAATTACAACATTCCAAACTCCATGATGGCTGGTGTCAACGACCATGAGCGTATGACCTTCGTTCCTGCCGACAACGTGAAGAGCGAGAAGACAGAGGAGTATGATGCATGGCCTTACGGCAACAAGAACCGCCTGGCAAACAACACCACTCCTGCCTGCACATCTTATAATCTGAACACCGATGGCACCAAGTTGATGAACATCATCCTTTCAGATATGGCTATCGCTGCAGACGGTACGGCATCTTTCACTTTCCAGAACCTGAACAAGACTGCAACAGAAGAGAATTATATCTTCCAGGAAACATTTGACAAGTGTCTGGGTACAGGTGGTAACGACGGTAAGGGCTTCTATACAAGCGGCAACCCTAACCAGTTTGCCAATGGTGCATTCGCATCAGACAAGAACGGCTGGACATCTAATGTACAGACCTACAAGGGAGGTTTCCAGTGTGCTCGCATAGGTAAGCGAAATGCCACCAACATCACCTTCACCTCTCCTGAGATCAAGATCAACGGCGATGTAACTCTTACATTCAAGGCAGCTCCTTACGCTCAGTCAAGCAAGACAATGACCGTAAGCGTAAGCAACGGAACTGTAGAAAACGGCACATTCAACCTGATGCCAAACCAGTGGACAGAATGTACAACCAAGATTACAGCCAACGGCAGAGTGAAGATTACCTTCGCATCAGATGCATTCTTCATCGATGAGGTATACGTATCAGAAGGCACAACTTCCGGCATCAGCAACATCGAGTTGGGCAACAAGGAGGTTAAAGCATATTACAATGCCCAGGGCGTTCAGTCTGACGTACCATTCTCAGGACTCAACATCGTGAAGTTCACCGACGGTACAGTAAAAAAGATATATAAAAAGTAA
- a CDS encoding RagB/SusD family nutrient uptake outer membrane protein, which yields MKKIYFSLMLLCAMAFTSCSMDKAPYGSLDDNTAIEKEKDLRQFRNALYTNLRAVTSGSWLYLSDVQMDEFHGLISNGNRLGQFSNGLITITDGDVSSKWSGSYSMIATANAIIERAANMQASDAFSETDKIAFAHYNAEAHFVRAYMYFWLADHFCQSYTQCDPTKAASGLPLTTVYKPTGNLNDYPSRSTLAETFALIEEDMQKAYDGLVAYEKSGVKVAKEEAQPLAYIHSQTVQALQARVALVKGDWANAAKYAKAVINSGKYKLTTINDYAKLWTKDEGTEIIFRPLMTAQELGGSNGEYYVSESETKADYIPTAAVLKLFWEKFEGDVRADVFLKQYDNLQVEGNSYEAMVFNKFPGNSDLRTGSNNNLMNMSKPFRLSEMYLIVAEAEARQDHKEEANKYLNILRSNRIVDYVAENYSVQKTLLQEIKEEREREFIGEGMRMSDIRRYGEGFERKPNHDENEELNDIIVKQGRALKYTANDYRLTWPIPKAEMDANPHLAGQQNPGY from the coding sequence ATGAAGAAGATATATTTTTCATTGATGCTTCTGTGCGCGATGGCGTTCACATCCTGCAGCATGGACAAGGCTCCATACGGTTCGCTGGATGACAACACAGCCATCGAGAAGGAGAAGGACCTTCGCCAATTCCGCAACGCTCTCTACACCAACCTGCGTGCGGTGACATCTGGTTCATGGCTTTACCTGTCAGATGTACAGATGGACGAGTTCCACGGACTGATCAGCAACGGTAACCGTCTCGGTCAGTTCTCAAACGGTTTGATCACCATCACCGACGGTGACGTTTCCAGCAAATGGAGTGGCAGTTATTCCATGATTGCCACAGCCAATGCCATCATCGAACGTGCAGCTAACATGCAGGCAAGCGATGCCTTCAGCGAGACAGACAAGATTGCCTTTGCTCACTATAATGCCGAGGCACACTTCGTTCGTGCTTACATGTATTTCTGGTTGGCAGACCACTTCTGCCAGTCATATACACAGTGTGATCCAACCAAGGCTGCAAGCGGTCTGCCTCTGACCACTGTCTATAAGCCAACAGGTAATCTCAACGACTACCCTAGCCGTTCTACCCTGGCAGAGACCTTCGCTCTGATTGAGGAAGATATGCAGAAGGCATACGATGGTTTGGTAGCATACGAGAAATCGGGTGTAAAGGTTGCCAAGGAAGAGGCTCAGCCTCTGGCTTACATCCATTCACAGACCGTTCAGGCTCTCCAGGCTCGCGTTGCCTTGGTTAAGGGCGACTGGGCCAATGCAGCTAAATATGCAAAGGCTGTCATCAACAGCGGCAAGTACAAGTTGACCACCATCAACGACTATGCCAAGCTCTGGACCAAGGACGAGGGTACAGAAATCATCTTCCGCCCTCTGATGACTGCACAGGAGTTGGGTGGTTCTAACGGCGAATACTACGTAAGTGAGTCGGAGACCAAGGCAGACTACATTCCAACAGCTGCCGTCTTAAAACTCTTTTGGGAGAAGTTCGAGGGTGATGTTCGTGCCGATGTATTCCTGAAGCAGTATGACAACCTGCAGGTAGAGGGTAACAGCTACGAGGCGATGGTTTTCAACAAGTTCCCAGGAAACTCAGACCTCCGCACAGGCAGCAACAACAACCTCATGAACATGAGCAAGCCATTCCGCCTCTCAGAGATGTATCTCATCGTAGCCGAGGCAGAAGCTCGCCAGGACCACAAGGAAGAGGCAAACAAGTATCTCAACATTCTGCGCAGCAACCGCATCGTGGATTATGTAGCAGAGAACTATTCTGTACAGAAGACTCTCCTCCAGGAAATAAAAGAAGAGCGTGAGCGTGAGTTCATCGGCGAGGGTATGCGCATGAGCGACATCCGCCGTTACGGCGAGGGTTTCGAGCGCAAACCTAACCACGACGAAAACGAGGAGCTGAACGACATCATCGTGAAGCAGGGCAGAGCATTGAAATATACTGCAAACGACTACCGCCTCACCTGGCCTATCCCTAAGGCAGAGATGGATGCCAACCCTCACTTGGCTGGTCAGCAGAACCCAGGCTATTAA